A window of the Dermacentor variabilis isolate Ectoservices unplaced genomic scaffold, ASM5094787v1 scaffold_12, whole genome shotgun sequence genome harbors these coding sequences:
- the LOC142565849 gene encoding neuropeptide Y receptor type 6, with the protein MTNTSAPEPELNIEQIPDKYIGYIMHFMLKFQNDTSEFGKPQVRRTFRSSYPLFLVLYGSLFVSSLIANGWMVLHIYRAKRPRETVCVYLFANALNDIFKLLVVMPISLVTLFLHNWVFGSFLCFASPIVQDFPFYLTLLTFVAIACDRYRYAMNPMKRQIPPLLCLLGVCLVAGILTLPYAAYTKFLDLQQYLGYQFRGTGICAINLTENIEEYIRGLFIVLYALPVALVIYLHVKVTVEIKAQETSLALHATYRRDSNGEEASVCSVASSVAPESVYSTRSCAAFPVATRDPSAQRRRSSPPGDVLDWLKERRTQNTVMMMVTVYAVCLLPLNVLRLIVHVVHEGPEHSVHFDLSFAFAVLIAFLPTLGTPYLFRVWRLSLDACQYRKLRRRNKGRCDSRA; encoded by the coding sequence ATGACCAACACAAGTGCCCCCGAGCCTGAACTGAACATCGAGCAGATCCCAGATAAGTACATCGGCTACATCATGCACTTCATGCTCAAGTTTCAGAACGACACGTCCGAGTTCGGCAAGCCCCAGGTGCGGCGCACTTTCCGCTCCTCGTACCCGCTGTTCTTGGTGCTGTACGGGTCGCTCTTCGTGTCGTCTCTCATCGCCAACGGATGGATGGTGCTGCACATTTACCGCGCGAAACGGCCGCGGGAGACAGTGTGCGTGTACCTCTTTGCCAACGCACTCAACGACATCTTCAAGCTGCTGGTCGTGATGCCTATCTCTCTTGTGACGCTATTTCTACACAACTGGGTCTTTGGCAGTTTCCTCTGCTTTGCGTCGCCCATCGTCCAAGATTTTCCTTTCTACTTGACCTTGCTGACATTCGTGGCAATCGCTTGCGACCGGTACCGGTACGCTATGAACCCGATGAAGCGCCAGATACCCCCGCTGCTGTGCCTACTCGGCGTCTGTCTTGTGGCAGGCATCCTAACTCTGCCGTATGCTGCTTACACCAAGTTCCTCGACTTGCAGCAGTACTTGGGGTATCAGTTCCGGGGCACAGGTATCTGTGCCATCAACTTGACGGAGAATATTGAAGAGTACATCCGCGGCTTGTTCATAGTTCTGTACGCGCTACCCGTCGCACTGGTCATCTACTTGCACGTGAAGGTCACCGTAGAGATCAAAGCCCAGGAGACTTCGTTGGCCCTGCACGCCACCTACCGGCGCGACAGCAACGGCGAAGAGGCGTCCGTCTGCTCCGTCGCGTCGTCCGTGGCACCCGAGTCGGTGTACAGCACGCGCTCGTGCGCCGCGTTTCCCGTGGCCACGCGTGACCCGTCCGCGCAGAGGCGCCGCTCCTCGCCCCCCGGCGACGTGCTCGATTGGCTCAAGGAGCGCCGCACGCAGAACACCGTCATGATGATGGTCACAGTGTACGCCGTGTGCCTGCTGCCGCTGAACGTGCTGCGCCTCATCGTGCACGTTGTCCACGAGGGGCCGGAGCACAGTGTCCACTTCGACCTGTCCTTCGCGTTCGCTGTTCTCATCGCCTTCCTGCCCACGCTGGGCACGCCCTACTTGTTCCGTGTGTGGCGACTCAGCCTGGACGCCTGCCAGTACCGCAAGCTGAGGCGCCGCAACAAGGGGCGCTGCGATTCCAGGGCCTGA